From Microbispora sp. ZYX-F-249, one genomic window encodes:
- a CDS encoding ABC transporter substrate-binding protein: MAATGAVLALAVAACGGGSGSSTPSSSGGAADGGANATGEFNAALTGVVNPSDKKGGILKFANGGDWDSLDPGDTYYGYSWNFIRLYGRSLLMFKSAVGKEGNQLTPDLAEDLGTPSDDAKTWTYKLKKGIKFEDGTPVTSKDVKYAVERSFDKEVFPDGYTYFNDFLDWPKGYKGAYKSKDVNTDSAIETPDDYTIVFHLKQPLSNFDYFAQLPATIPVPKDKDTGAKYKEHIISTGPYKFEKNEIGKGFTLVRNDQWDPATDPNRKALPDGYEVSTNVNADDIDNRIIAGDLDVDVAGIGIQSAALGRVLSDPAMKANSDNPTSTRLWYTSINGNVAPLDNIDCRKAVQYATDKVALQTAWGGEFSGGQIATSLLPPAIPGHEDFNLYPPGADNKGDLAKAKEALTACGQPNGFETNISYRAERPKEKQAAEALQQSLGRVGIKLTLKPFPQADYFALYAGKPGYAKENKIGLAMNGWQSDWPDGFGFLQQIVDSRVIRETGGSSNISVRDPEVDKLVDQAMKETDTNARNAIWTQIDKKVMEDSFILPNVWTKTLLVRSKNATNIFVNDAYGMYDYLGMGVK, from the coding sequence ATGGCGGCCACCGGCGCCGTGCTCGCCCTCGCCGTGGCCGCCTGCGGCGGCGGTTCGGGCAGCAGCACGCCGTCGTCCTCCGGCGGCGCCGCCGACGGCGGCGCGAACGCCACGGGTGAGTTCAACGCCGCCCTGACGGGGGTGGTCAACCCGTCCGACAAGAAGGGCGGCATCCTCAAGTTCGCCAACGGCGGTGACTGGGACTCCCTCGACCCGGGCGACACCTACTACGGCTACTCCTGGAACTTCATCCGCCTGTACGGCCGGTCGCTGCTGATGTTCAAGTCCGCCGTGGGCAAGGAGGGCAACCAGCTCACCCCCGACCTCGCCGAGGACCTGGGCACGCCCAGCGACGACGCCAAGACCTGGACCTACAAGCTCAAGAAGGGCATCAAGTTCGAGGACGGCACCCCGGTCACGTCCAAGGACGTGAAGTACGCGGTGGAGCGGTCGTTCGACAAGGAGGTGTTCCCCGACGGATACACCTACTTCAACGACTTCCTCGACTGGCCGAAGGGCTACAAGGGCGCGTACAAGTCGAAGGACGTCAACACCGACAGCGCCATCGAGACGCCCGACGACTACACGATCGTCTTCCACCTGAAGCAGCCGCTGAGCAACTTCGACTACTTCGCCCAGCTTCCCGCCACGATCCCGGTCCCCAAGGACAAGGACACCGGCGCGAAGTACAAGGAGCACATCATCTCCACCGGGCCGTACAAGTTCGAGAAGAACGAGATCGGCAAGGGCTTCACGCTGGTCCGCAACGACCAGTGGGACCCGGCGACGGACCCGAACCGCAAGGCGCTGCCGGACGGCTACGAGGTCTCCACCAACGTCAACGCCGACGACATCGACAACCGGATCATCGCCGGCGACCTCGACGTCGACGTCGCGGGCATCGGCATCCAGTCGGCGGCCCTCGGCCGGGTCCTGTCCGACCCCGCCATGAAGGCGAACTCCGACAACCCGACCAGCACTCGCCTCTGGTACACCTCGATCAACGGCAACGTCGCGCCGCTCGACAACATCGACTGCCGCAAGGCCGTCCAGTACGCCACGGACAAGGTCGCCCTCCAGACCGCCTGGGGCGGCGAGTTCTCCGGCGGTCAGATCGCGACCAGCCTGCTGCCGCCGGCGATCCCCGGTCACGAGGACTTCAACCTCTACCCGCCGGGCGCCGACAACAAGGGTGACCTGGCCAAGGCCAAGGAGGCGCTGACCGCCTGCGGCCAGCCGAACGGCTTCGAGACCAACATCTCCTACCGCGCCGAGCGGCCGAAGGAGAAGCAGGCCGCCGAGGCGCTGCAGCAGTCGCTCGGCCGGGTCGGCATCAAGCTCACGCTCAAGCCGTTCCCGCAGGCCGACTACTTCGCCCTGTACGCCGGCAAGCCGGGCTACGCCAAGGAGAACAAGATCGGCCTGGCCATGAACGGCTGGCAGTCCGACTGGCCCGACGGCTTCGGCTTCCTGCAGCAGATCGTCGACAGCCGCGTCATCCGCGAGACCGGCGGCTCCTCCAACATCAGCGTCCGCGACCCCGAGGTCGACAAGCTCGTCGACCAGGCGATGAAGGAGACCGACACCAACGCCCGCAACGCGATCTGGACCCAGATCGACAAGAAGGTCATGGAGGACTCCTTCATCCTGCCGAACGTGTGGACGAAGACCCTGCTCGTGCGCAGCAAGAACGCGACGAACATCTTCGTCAACGACGCGTACGGCATGTACGACTACCTCGGCATGGGCGTCAAGTAA
- a CDS encoding ABC transporter permease, with translation MVTYIIRRLIWAVAMLTIVSIATFAIFFLVPRLAGATSESLAARYVGRTASAEQVKIAAEKLGFNDPLIVQYGRFAKGIVAGADYDYGPGVEHCPAPCFGYSFLTRLPVWPDLLNRLPVTISLAIGAAVIWVIAGVATGVLSALRRGSFFDRAAMSVALAGVSLPIFFTGIVSLVVFSYGTPFRITAPGGSFTPFEENPAMWAYNLILPWITLAFLYAAGYARLTRAGMLETMNEDYIRTARAKGLHERTVVVKHGLRGALTPIITIFGLDLGLLLGGAVLTESTYSLPGMGKYAIDAILAQDLPKVMGVVLVAAFFVVFANLIVDLLYAVVDPRVRLG, from the coding sequence GTGGTCACATACATCATCCGGCGGCTGATCTGGGCGGTCGCGATGCTCACCATCGTGAGCATCGCCACGTTCGCCATCTTCTTCCTGGTGCCCCGCCTGGCGGGCGCCACCTCGGAGAGCCTCGCCGCGCGCTACGTGGGGCGCACCGCCTCCGCGGAACAGGTGAAGATCGCGGCTGAGAAGCTCGGCTTCAACGATCCGCTGATCGTGCAGTACGGGCGGTTCGCCAAGGGCATCGTCGCCGGAGCCGACTACGACTACGGTCCCGGCGTGGAGCACTGCCCGGCGCCCTGCTTCGGCTACTCCTTCCTCACCCGGCTTCCCGTCTGGCCGGACCTGCTCAACCGGCTGCCCGTGACGATCTCGCTGGCCATCGGGGCCGCGGTCATCTGGGTGATCGCCGGTGTCGCGACCGGCGTGCTGTCCGCGCTGAGACGCGGCAGCTTCTTCGACCGGGCCGCGATGAGCGTCGCCCTGGCCGGCGTGTCACTGCCGATCTTCTTCACCGGCATCGTCTCGCTGGTCGTCTTCAGCTACGGCACACCGTTCCGCATCACCGCGCCGGGCGGGAGTTTCACGCCGTTCGAGGAGAACCCGGCGATGTGGGCCTACAACCTGATCCTGCCGTGGATCACGCTGGCCTTCCTGTACGCCGCCGGCTACGCACGGCTCACCCGGGCGGGCATGCTGGAGACGATGAACGAGGACTACATCCGCACCGCCCGGGCCAAGGGCCTGCACGAGCGGACGGTCGTGGTCAAGCACGGCCTGCGCGGCGCGCTGACCCCGATCATCACGATCTTCGGCCTCGACCTCGGCCTGCTGCTCGGCGGCGCCGTGCTCACCGAGAGCACCTACTCGCTGCCCGGCATGGGCAAGTACGCGATCGACGCGATCCTCGCGCAGGACCTGCCGAAGGTCATGGGCGTCGTGCTCGTCGCCGCGTTCTTCGTGGTCTTCGCGAACCTGATCGTCGACCTCCTGTACGCCGTCGTGGACCCGAGGGTGAGGCTGGGATGA
- a CDS encoding ABC transporter ATP-binding protein — protein sequence MSFLELKDLRIHFPTDDGLVKSVDGLSFTLERGKTLGIVGESGSGKSVTSLGILGLHKGGRARISGEIWLDGEELVGASQEHVRTLRGKKMAMIFQDPLSAMHPFYTVGNQIIEAYRIHNDVSKKVARKHAIDMLGRVGIPQPERRVDSYPHEFSGGMRQRAMIAMALSCDPELLIADEPTTALDVTVQAQILDLMRDLQRDFDAALIVITHDLGVVAELSDDILVMYGGKCVEYGTSEDIFERPEHPYTWGLLGSMPRLDREPTERLLPIKGSPPSLINVPSGCAFHPRCAFEERTAGRAATEVPELLETEGGHLVRCHLTRERRRAIWDNEIKPNLEAS from the coding sequence ATGAGCTTCCTGGAACTGAAGGACCTGCGGATCCACTTCCCGACCGACGACGGCCTGGTCAAGTCCGTCGACGGGCTGTCGTTCACGCTGGAGCGGGGCAAGACGCTCGGCATCGTCGGCGAGTCCGGCTCCGGGAAGAGCGTGACCAGCCTCGGCATCCTCGGCCTGCACAAGGGCGGGCGCGCCCGCATCTCCGGCGAGATCTGGCTGGACGGCGAGGAACTCGTCGGCGCCAGCCAGGAGCACGTGCGGACGCTGCGCGGCAAGAAGATGGCGATGATCTTCCAGGACCCGCTGTCGGCGATGCACCCGTTCTACACGGTCGGCAACCAGATCATCGAGGCCTACCGCATCCACAACGACGTCAGCAAGAAGGTCGCGCGCAAGCACGCGATCGACATGCTCGGCCGGGTGGGCATCCCGCAGCCGGAGCGGCGCGTGGACAGCTACCCCCACGAGTTCTCCGGCGGCATGCGGCAGCGCGCCATGATCGCGATGGCGCTGAGCTGCGACCCCGAACTGCTGATCGCCGACGAACCGACGACCGCGCTCGACGTGACCGTGCAGGCGCAGATCCTCGACCTGATGCGCGACCTGCAGCGCGACTTCGACGCCGCGCTGATCGTCATCACCCACGACCTCGGCGTCGTCGCCGAGCTGTCCGACGACATCCTCGTGATGTACGGCGGCAAGTGCGTCGAGTACGGGACGTCCGAGGACATCTTCGAGCGGCCGGAGCACCCCTACACCTGGGGCCTGCTCGGCTCGATGCCGCGGCTGGACCGCGAGCCGACGGAACGGCTGCTGCCGATCAAGGGCTCGCCGCCCTCGCTGATCAACGTGCCGTCCGGCTGCGCCTTCCACCCGCGCTGCGCGTTCGAGGAGCGTACGGCCGGGCGGGCCGCGACGGAGGTCCCCGAGCTGCTGGAGACCGAGGGCGGCCACCTGGTGCGCTGCCACCTGACGCGCGAGCGCAGGCGCGCCATCTGGGACAACGAGATCAAGCCGAACCTGGAGGCTTCGTGA
- a CDS encoding ABC transporter ATP-binding protein has product MNEEPLLSVQGLEKHFPVTKGLLKRQVGAVRAVDGISFDVRKGETLGLVGESGCGKTTTGRLITRLIEPTGGKIVFEGNDISHMSQGRLRPLRRDVQIIFQDPYSSLNPRHTVGAIVGAPFRIQGIKTEQGTKKAVQEILELVGLNPEHYNRYPHEFSGGQRQRIGIARTLALKPKLIIADEPVSALDVSIQAQVVNLLEDLQSELDLTYVVIAHDLSVVRHISDRVAVMYLGKIVEIADRKGLYESPMHPYTNALLSAVPIPDPKRRKERERIRLQGDVPSPLNPPPACRFHTRCWKAQDICRQVEPPLLTLAPGHQAACHFPENAPSGSAAAAQQEPAAAPAD; this is encoded by the coding sequence GTGAACGAGGAGCCCTTGCTGTCCGTACAGGGGCTGGAGAAGCACTTCCCGGTCACGAAGGGCCTGCTCAAGCGGCAGGTCGGCGCGGTCAGGGCCGTCGACGGCATCAGCTTCGACGTGAGGAAGGGCGAGACCCTCGGCCTGGTCGGCGAGTCGGGATGCGGCAAGACCACCACCGGACGCCTCATCACCCGGCTGATCGAGCCCACCGGCGGCAAGATCGTCTTCGAGGGCAACGACATCTCGCACATGTCCCAGGGCCGGTTGCGCCCGCTCCGCAGGGACGTGCAGATCATCTTCCAGGACCCCTACAGCTCGCTCAACCCCCGGCACACGGTCGGCGCCATCGTGGGCGCGCCGTTCCGGATCCAGGGCATCAAGACCGAGCAGGGCACCAAGAAGGCGGTCCAGGAGATCCTCGAGCTGGTCGGCCTGAACCCGGAGCACTACAACCGCTATCCGCACGAGTTCTCGGGCGGCCAGCGCCAGCGCATCGGCATCGCCAGGACGCTCGCGCTCAAGCCCAAGCTGATCATCGCGGACGAGCCGGTCTCCGCGCTCGACGTGTCGATCCAGGCCCAGGTCGTCAACCTGCTGGAGGACCTGCAGAGCGAGCTCGACCTGACGTACGTGGTGATCGCGCACGACCTGTCGGTGGTCCGGCACATCAGCGACCGGGTCGCGGTGATGTACCTCGGCAAGATCGTCGAGATCGCCGACCGCAAGGGCCTGTACGAATCGCCGATGCATCCGTACACCAACGCGCTGCTGTCGGCGGTGCCGATCCCGGACCCGAAGCGGCGCAAGGAGCGGGAGCGCATCCGGCTGCAGGGCGACGTGCCCTCCCCGCTCAACCCGCCGCCCGCCTGCCGGTTCCACACCCGGTGCTGGAAGGCGCAGGACATCTGCCGGCAGGTCGAGCCGCCGCTGCTGACGCTGGCCCCCGGCCACCAGGCGGCCTGCCACTTCCCGGAGAACGCGCCGTCCGGGAGCGCCGCCGCGGCGCAGCAGGAGCCGGCCGCCGCGCCCGCGGACTGA
- a CDS encoding response regulator transcription factor has translation MTIRVLLVDDQPLLRTGFRFILEAEPDVTVVGEAGDGAVAMEQSRALLPDVVLMDIRMPGTDGIEATRRIVREAAPSAHVPKVLVLTTFDLDEYIVEALRAGASGFLLKDVPPDELVQAIRVVAAGDAIVAPSVTRRLLDRFATRLPSAHQQATPARLDRLTERELEVLRLIAKGMSNAEIAAQLVVSETTVKTHVGNVLTKLGLRDRVQAVVLAYETGLIVPGAFS, from the coding sequence ATGACGATCCGGGTGTTGCTGGTCGACGACCAGCCGCTGCTGCGCACCGGGTTCCGCTTCATCCTGGAGGCGGAGCCGGACGTCACCGTCGTGGGCGAGGCGGGCGACGGCGCGGTGGCCATGGAGCAGTCCCGGGCCCTGCTGCCCGACGTGGTGCTCATGGACATCCGCATGCCCGGCACCGACGGCATCGAGGCGACCCGCCGCATCGTGCGGGAGGCCGCGCCGAGCGCCCACGTGCCGAAGGTGCTCGTGCTGACCACGTTCGACCTGGACGAGTACATCGTGGAGGCGCTGCGCGCGGGCGCGAGCGGGTTCCTCCTCAAGGACGTGCCGCCGGACGAGCTGGTCCAGGCGATCCGCGTGGTGGCGGCGGGCGACGCGATCGTGGCGCCGAGCGTCACCCGGCGGTTGCTGGACAGGTTCGCCACCCGGCTGCCCTCCGCGCACCAGCAGGCCACCCCGGCGCGGCTCGACCGGCTCACCGAGCGCGAGCTCGAAGTGCTGCGCCTGATCGCGAAGGGCATGTCGAACGCCGAGATCGCCGCCCAGCTCGTGGTCAGCGAGACGACCGTGAAGACCCACGTCGGCAACGTGCTGACCAAGCTGGGGCTGCGCGACCGGGTCCAGGCCGTCGTGCTCGCCTACGAGACCGGCCTGATCGTCCCCGGCGCCTTCTCCTGA
- a CDS encoding sensor histidine kinase — MRTTPGSTRSWLRAHSLVSDSILAVVLTTASLWWIVSAGDAGWLRSAPPRPADALNLILAAACTLPVALRRDRPFVLLVATCVPQAVLDALHYDPGLSEFGGLVLLYSVAAYRGLTLSAAALLVSFCSYLASALTGIITPSWTDHVVVIAVLLLCWVCGRALRLRRAYLSELVQRADRLERAREADTRAARAEERSRIARELHDVVAHHVSVMTVQAAAARKMLDTKPDVARDALTAIEEMGRTAMAEMRSIVGVLRTDGPAERGPQPGMQDLPALVEQMREAGLRTQLWIEGERRGLPPGVDLAAYRLVQEALTNSLRHAGPSARAWVTVRHEPDELSINVEDDGRGAAEESLRIGGKGHGLVGIRERVALYGGVLRIGPRTGGGFEVRAHFPLGNRPLGDSPLNHSPLNHSPLDHSPLKQSPLEDRA; from the coding sequence GTGCGCACCACCCCCGGCAGTACGCGGTCCTGGCTTCGGGCCCATTCCCTGGTCTCCGACTCGATCCTCGCGGTGGTGCTGACGACCGCGTCCCTGTGGTGGATCGTCTCGGCCGGGGATGCCGGCTGGCTGCGGTCCGCGCCGCCGCGCCCGGCGGACGCGCTGAACCTGATCCTGGCGGCGGCCTGCACGCTGCCGGTGGCTCTGCGCCGTGACCGGCCCTTCGTGCTGCTGGTGGCCACCTGCGTCCCCCAGGCGGTGCTGGACGCGCTCCACTACGATCCCGGGCTGAGCGAGTTCGGCGGCCTCGTCCTGCTCTACTCGGTCGCCGCCTACCGGGGGCTGACGCTGAGCGCGGCGGCCCTCCTCGTCTCCTTCTGCTCCTACCTCGCGAGCGCCCTCACCGGGATCATCACCCCGTCCTGGACCGACCACGTCGTGGTCATCGCCGTCCTGCTGCTGTGCTGGGTGTGCGGCCGGGCGCTGCGGCTGCGCCGCGCCTACCTCTCGGAGCTGGTCCAGCGGGCCGATCGGCTGGAGCGGGCGCGGGAGGCCGACACCAGGGCCGCCCGGGCGGAGGAGCGCTCCCGCATCGCGCGGGAGCTGCACGACGTCGTGGCCCACCACGTCAGCGTGATGACGGTCCAGGCCGCCGCCGCCCGCAAGATGCTCGACACCAAGCCCGACGTCGCGCGGGACGCCCTCACCGCCATCGAGGAGATGGGCCGCACGGCGATGGCGGAGATGCGCAGCATCGTCGGCGTGCTGCGCACCGACGGCCCGGCCGAGCGCGGGCCGCAGCCGGGCATGCAGGACCTGCCGGCGCTGGTGGAGCAGATGCGCGAGGCGGGCCTGCGGACCCAGCTGTGGATCGAGGGCGAGCGGCGCGGCCTGCCGCCCGGAGTCGACCTCGCCGCCTACCGGCTCGTGCAGGAGGCCCTGACCAACAGCCTGCGCCACGCCGGGCCCTCCGCCCGCGCCTGGGTCACCGTACGGCACGAGCCGGACGAGCTGAGCATCAACGTGGAGGACGACGGGCGCGGCGCGGCGGAGGAGTCGCTGCGGATCGGGGGCAAGGGCCACGGGCTGGTGGGCATCCGCGAGCGCGTCGCACTCTATGGTGGTGTCCTGCGGATCGGTCCCCGCACCGGAGGCGGATTCGAGGTCCGCGCCCATTTCCCCTTGGGCAACAGGCCCCTCGGTGACAGTCCCCTCAACCACAGTCCCCTCAACCACAGCCCGCTCGACCACAGCCCGCTCAAGCAGAGCCCCCTCGAGGACAGAGCATGA
- a CDS encoding RecB family exonuclease — translation MTLAEERAVIGALSPSRAGDFMTCPLLYRFRVIDQLPERPSAAAVRGTLVHAVLERLYDLPAEARTVAAAQDLLEPQWRRLLSEEPDYAGLFEDDGERDAWLTQARGMVERYFTLEDPQRLEPAEREMYVEVVLESGLLLRGYIDRLDVAPTGEVRVVDYKTGTAPGREWEAKALFQMKFYALALWRRSGQVPRMLQLMYLGNGEIVRYVPDEADLRATERKVEALWAAIERAVRTKEWRARRSRLCDWCDHQALCPEFGGTPPPVPDREPGLSARVSRRSASDEL, via the coding sequence ATGACCCTCGCCGAAGAGCGCGCCGTCATCGGGGCGCTTTCCCCCTCCCGGGCCGGTGACTTCATGACCTGCCCCCTGCTCTACCGGTTCAGGGTGATCGACCAGCTCCCCGAGCGGCCCTCGGCCGCCGCGGTCAGGGGCACGCTCGTTCACGCGGTGCTGGAGCGGCTCTACGACCTGCCCGCGGAGGCGCGCACGGTCGCCGCCGCGCAGGATCTGCTCGAGCCCCAGTGGCGGCGGCTGCTCTCCGAGGAGCCCGACTACGCGGGGCTGTTCGAGGACGACGGTGAGCGGGACGCCTGGCTGACGCAGGCGCGCGGCATGGTCGAGCGCTACTTCACGCTGGAGGATCCCCAGCGGCTGGAGCCCGCCGAGCGTGAGATGTACGTCGAGGTCGTGCTCGAGAGCGGGCTGCTGCTGCGCGGCTACATCGACCGTCTCGACGTGGCCCCGACCGGCGAGGTGCGGGTCGTGGACTACAAGACGGGAACGGCGCCGGGGCGCGAGTGGGAGGCCAAGGCGCTGTTCCAGATGAAGTTCTACGCGCTCGCGCTGTGGCGGCGCAGCGGCCAGGTCCCCCGGATGCTCCAGCTCATGTACCTGGGGAACGGCGAGATCGTCCGCTACGTCCCGGACGAGGCGGACCTGCGGGCGACCGAGCGCAAGGTCGAGGCGCTGTGGGCGGCCATCGAGCGCGCCGTGCGCACCAAGGAGTGGCGCGCCCGCCGCTCGCGCCTGTGCGACTGGTGCGACCACCAGGCGCTGTGCCCGGAGTTCGGCGGCACCCCGCCGCCCGTGCCCGACCGCGAGCCCGGGCTGTCCGCCCGCGTCAGCAGAAGGTCGGCCAGCGACGAGCTGTGA
- a CDS encoding site-2 protease family protein, which translates to MSTPVKESSGLRMGRPFGIPVYVSPTWLIVAAFITISFQPQFADMLPGFSETAAYAVALAFAVLLYVSVLLHELAHCVVAKHYGLPVRRITLYMLGGVSEIEREPETAGREFAVAFAGPLLSLGLAGIGALAEAFVVPPGGLAQVLVWQLWLSNLIVGLFNLLPGLPLDGGRMLRAAVWKVRRDSGTGTLVAAWVGRGVAVAVVVVPLLMNLMAGQEPGIGSMLWTVVLASFIWFGASQSLRVARVRARLPQLRARALARRAIPVTAEVPLSEGLRRAQEAGAGAMVVVGHDGRPVGIVNEAAVNATPEHRRPWVNVGALSRALEPSLVLGADLEGESLLDAMRDTPAPEYLLVERGGEIYGVLATADVNRMFTGV; encoded by the coding sequence ATGAGCACACCTGTCAAGGAGTCCAGCGGACTGCGGATGGGACGGCCGTTCGGCATCCCCGTCTACGTCTCGCCCACCTGGCTCATCGTGGCGGCGTTCATCACGATCAGCTTCCAGCCGCAGTTCGCCGACATGCTGCCGGGCTTCAGCGAGACCGCGGCGTACGCCGTCGCGCTGGCCTTCGCCGTCCTGCTGTACGTCTCCGTGCTGCTGCACGAGCTGGCGCACTGCGTCGTGGCCAAGCACTACGGCCTGCCGGTGCGCCGGATCACCCTCTACATGCTCGGCGGCGTCTCGGAGATCGAGCGCGAGCCCGAGACGGCGGGCCGCGAGTTCGCCGTCGCCTTCGCCGGGCCGCTGCTGTCGCTGGGGCTGGCCGGGATCGGGGCGCTGGCGGAGGCGTTCGTCGTGCCGCCGGGCGGCCTGGCGCAGGTGCTCGTCTGGCAGCTGTGGCTGTCCAACCTGATCGTCGGCCTGTTCAACCTGCTGCCGGGGCTGCCGCTCGACGGCGGCCGGATGCTGCGGGCCGCCGTGTGGAAGGTCAGGCGCGACTCGGGCACGGGCACGCTGGTCGCCGCGTGGGTCGGCCGGGGCGTGGCGGTGGCGGTGGTCGTGGTGCCGCTCCTGATGAACCTGATGGCCGGGCAGGAGCCCGGTATCGGCAGCATGCTCTGGACCGTGGTGCTGGCGTCGTTCATCTGGTTCGGCGCGTCCCAGTCGCTGCGGGTGGCCCGCGTGCGGGCCAGGCTGCCACAGCTGCGGGCCCGGGCGCTGGCCCGCCGGGCGATCCCGGTCACCGCCGAGGTGCCGCTGTCGGAGGGCCTGCGCCGGGCCCAGGAGGCCGGGGCCGGGGCCATGGTGGTGGTCGGACACGACGGGCGTCCTGTCGGCATCGTCAACGAGGCCGCGGTCAACGCCACTCCCGAGCACCGCAGGCCGTGGGTGAACGTGGGCGCCCTGTCGCGCGCCCTGGAGCCCTCGCTCGTGCTCGGCGCCGACCTGGAGGGGGAGTCCCTGCTCGACGCCATGCGGGACACCCCGGCGCCGGAGTACCTGCTCGTCGAGAGGGGCGGGGAGATATACGGCGTGCTCGCCACCGCCGACGTCAACCGCATGTTCACCGGTGTGTGA
- a CDS encoding FHA domain-containing protein, protein MTEQGVGVVRPLPGEGVVAHLNGLLLVCATGGDQPVEDLIGALSETATTGGDGRALARRVAQILARAMDRSIGGEPVACAVAGPAGGGVAVLVSGAAYATVSGPDGEVRLAGHDALTWTDRLVNGPVSRVELRLPGAGPSSPYARLDGGVVTGAGLECDFARQGDLAFPPLPPRPPQHQGQQPGVQAPPVAAPEPIAPRGPVVPSSVPSSVPPPPASPFPSGPLPGGGPSAEAPPGASQPLAPPPVQPPSHVSQPLPPLPPPLPDPGPAHQSGPQPLPPLPEPAEDRGGPHDLGASHDPGGPHDFGGPHDFGGPDGAPSGPFEPAPHASADEDQGEPTQMDSTPEPEPRPMVYGVDCKNDHFNDPRAPYCAVCGIPIDQRAVVPYKGPRPQLGVLLLDDGMALPLEADYLLGRDPERAPEVQSGEARPARVTSPDGSVSRRHLRVFLDSWDVNLLDLGSVNGTQIQPPGDPNFYDIPPNEPVPILPGTTVRVGVSRTMRYEAHRNA, encoded by the coding sequence GTGACGGAACAGGGCGTGGGGGTGGTCCGCCCGCTGCCGGGGGAGGGCGTGGTCGCCCATCTGAACGGTTTGCTGCTCGTGTGCGCCACCGGCGGCGACCAGCCGGTCGAGGACCTGATCGGCGCGCTGAGCGAGACCGCCACGACGGGCGGCGACGGCCGGGCGCTGGCCCGCCGGGTGGCCCAGATCCTGGCGCGCGCCATGGACAGGTCGATCGGCGGGGAGCCGGTGGCCTGCGCGGTCGCCGGACCCGCTGGGGGCGGGGTGGCCGTGCTGGTCAGCGGGGCCGCGTACGCCACCGTGTCGGGGCCCGACGGCGAGGTCCGCCTCGCCGGGCACGACGCGCTGACCTGGACCGACCGTCTCGTCAACGGCCCGGTGTCCCGGGTCGAGCTGCGCCTGCCCGGAGCGGGCCCGTCGAGCCCGTACGCCCGGCTGGACGGCGGTGTGGTGACCGGAGCCGGGCTGGAGTGCGACTTCGCCCGGCAGGGCGATCTCGCCTTCCCGCCGCTGCCCCCGCGGCCGCCGCAGCACCAGGGACAGCAGCCCGGCGTGCAGGCGCCGCCCGTCGCGGCTCCCGAGCCGATCGCCCCGCGCGGACCCGTGGTGCCGTCGTCGGTGCCGTCGTCCGTGCCGCCGCCGCCCGCGTCGCCGTTCCCGTCCGGCCCGCTGCCCGGCGGGGGGCCGTCGGCCGAGGCGCCGCCGGGAGCGTCCCAGCCGCTCGCGCCGCCGCCCGTCCAGCCGCCGTCCCACGTCTCCCAGCCGCTGCCGCCGTTGCCGCCCCCCCTCCCCGATCCCGGGCCCGCGCATCAGTCCGGGCCGCAGCCGCTGCCCCCGCTGCCCGAGCCCGCCGAGGACCGGGGCGGGCCGCACGACCTGGGAGCGTCCCACGATCCGGGCGGGCCGCACGACTTCGGCGGGCCGCATGACTTCGGCGGGCCGGACGGCGCGCCGAGCGGGCCGTTCGAGCCGGCGCCGCACGCGTCCGCCGACGAGGACCAGGGCGAGCCCACCCAGATGGACTCGACGCCCGAGCCGGAGCCGCGGCCGATGGTCTACGGCGTCGACTGCAAGAACGACCACTTCAACGACCCGCGTGCGCCGTACTGCGCGGTCTGCGGCATCCCCATCGACCAGCGGGCGGTGGTGCCGTACAAGGGGCCCCGGCCGCAGCTCGGGGTGCTGCTGCTCGACGACGGCATGGCGCTGCCGCTGGAGGCCGACTACCTGCTGGGCCGCGACCCCGAGCGCGCGCCGGAGGTGCAGTCGGGCGAGGCCAGGCCGGCCAGGGTCACCAGCCCCGACGGCTCGGTGTCGCGCCGTCACCTGCGGGTCTTCCTGGACAGCTGGGACGTCAACCTGCTCGACCTGGGCTCGGTGAACGGCACCCAGATCCAGCCGCCCGGCGACCCCAACTTCTACGACATCCCGCCGAACGAGCCGGTGCCGATCCTGCCCGGCACGACCGTGCGGGTCGGCGTCTCGCGCACGATGCGGTACGAGGCCCACCGCAACGCCTGA